DNA from Microbacterium sp. SORGH_AS_0969:
CCATCCCGCGGAGTCCGGGCCGCGGCATCCGATCCGTCACGCGGAGTCCGACCGCGACACGCCGCCTCCACCCACCGCCCACCGGCGCGTCGCGCCGGAACTCCACCTGACGGCACAGCGCCGACCCGGCCGCGTTCGCGCCGGCCCGCTCTATGCACCATGATGACGGCGAGGCAATCGCCCACCGGAAGGACCAGGATGTCGACCACCGAAGCCCACACCCATGACGTCGCCGTGCTCGGCGAGGCCCTCGTCGACATCGTGACCACCGCGGCGGGAGCGTCCGAGCGGCCCGGAGGCAGCCCCGCCAACGTGTCCGTCGCTCTCGGCCGACTCGGCCGCGACGCCACGCTCGTGGCACGCGTCGCCGACGACGAGCGCGGGGCCGCGTTGACCGCGTGGCTCTCGGCATCCGGAGTCGACCTGGTCACGGCCGGATCGCCGGAGCGCACCGCCACCGCCCGCGCCACCATCGGCGAGAACGGCAACGCGACCTACGACTTCGACATCGACTGGGTACTGCCCTCCCCCGTCGAGATCCCCGCCGCGCGGATCTTCCACACCGGATCCGTCGCCGCGACACTCGCACCGGGTGCCGACGAGGTCCGCGCCGCCGCCGAGCGCGCCCGCGCCACGGCACTGGTGAGCTACGACCCCAACATTCGTCCCGCCCTCACGGGCGGCCACGACGACGCCGCCGCCCGCGTCGAGGCGCTCGTCGCCCTGGCCGACGTCGTCAAGGCGAGCGCCGAAGACGCCGAGTGGCTCTATCCGGGCGTTGCCGCCGTCGATGTCGCGCGGCGATGGGTCGAGCTGGGCGCCGGGCTCGCCGTGATCACCGACGGAGAGGCGGGATCCCTCGCGGTCACCGCCCACACCACCGTCGAGATCGCCGCCGTTTCCGTCAGCGTCGTCGACACCGTCGGAGCGGGCGACACGTTCATGGGGACGCTGCTCGACGGCATCCTGGACATCCCCGGAGACGTCGACGAACTGCGCGCGAGCATTCGCGCCGTGGACCACGACGCCCTCGTCGCGCTGTTGAGCCGTGCGGCACGCGCCGCCGCCATCACCGTCGGCCGCGAGGGAATGGACCCCCCGACGCGCGACGACCTGGCCGGCTGATCGGGCGGGTCTTCGGCGGGCGGCCGGCGGCATAGACCAGCACGCAGAGCGCACCGAAGGATGCCGGGATGATGACGGCCCACCAGGGGAAACCGGGGATGTCCGGGGCCTTGCCTGCGGCGTCGATGTCGGCCTGCGGCGTCGGGGTCACCCGCTCCCCCGTCACCAGGATGCGATGGGTGTTGATGCCCAGAGGCGTGCAGGTGACGAGCGTCACCAGGTCTTCCCCGGCCTGCGGGAAGAGGCTCTCGGTCTCCTCCGGCAGCACGACCCGCGTGTCGCGCACGCGATAGGTGAGCACCTCTCCGAAGACCTCGATGGTGAACGTGTCGCCGACGACGACCTTGTCGAGATCATCGAAGAGCGTGGCTCCGGCGAGCCCCCGGTGCGCGGTGAGCACCGAGTGCTGGTCGGCACCGCCGACCGGCAGCGACGTGCCCTCGAGATGACCGACGCCCTTGCTCAAGGTCGCGTCGCTGGTGCCGTGATAGATCGGTAGGTCCACATCGATCGACGGGATGCGCAGCCGAGCCATCACCCCGTCGGCGCTGGCGTGAAGCAGGTCGTCGTAGACGAACCCCGGTGCGTTCGCGCCAGAGCCCGTCGGCACGCGCGACCCCGCCTCGAGCAACGCCCCGCCCACGAGCGCGGAGTTGTAAGAGTGCGCTTCGGACAGTGCCTCGCTGCGCGTCGACCGAGTCGTCGCGCCGAGGTCGGTCTCGACGCTCACGATGAGTCGCGACTGGTTGTACTGCGTCCACCAGCTCGCCACCGTCGGGTACATGAGCAGCAGAACGCCCAGGAAGGCGACGAGGGCGAACACCACCGTTCCCCACGGCAGGTGCCATCGGCGACGACGGGCCTGGCGGCGGGATGCCGGGGGGCCGGGGTCCTCGCCGGGGGGACGCCAGGACCGACGTCGGCGCGGGTGCAGCGCGACGTCGGCCCCAGCTACGGGAGAGGTGGCGTTGGGGGAGCCCACCCCTCCCGGCTTCATGCGGTCAGGACCGCTTCGCCCGCGCGCGGCGAGCGATGATCGTTCCCACACCCGCGACGACGAGACCGCCGCCGACGATGGTGAACAGGGCGCTTCCCGCGCCACCGGTCAGCGGGAGGTTCGGCCCCTGCTGCTGGGTGTTGTCGATGGTGACCGTCGTCGGCGTGTCTGCTCCGGTGGCGTTCACGGTGACCTGGGTCCACGGGTCGGCGGGGAGGACGTATCCGGCGGGTGCCTGCGTCTCCTTCACCCAGTAGGTGCGCGACGTCACCGAGTCGTTGCCCACCCACAGGCCGGCGATCGAGATCTTGCCGGTCGCGTCGGTGGTGAACGGACCGGTGACGAGCGCGCCGTTCTTGGCGTCGTACACCTCGAAGATCGCACCCGAGAGCGCGTTGGAGGTCGCGGCATCCGTCTTCTGGATCACGAGGGGGCCCCAGTTGGTCTGCGGCGTGTTGGTCTCGCGGTCGGATCCGTTGGTGTTGACCACGGCGGTGTTGGTGATCTGGCCGTTGGCTCCGAGGCTGGTGACCTTCGTCGAGATCTTCGCCTGAACGGCCGTCTTGCCCGCGAGCTTGGACAGACCCGTCGAGGTGAAGGTGATCTTGACGTTGCCGGACACCGTGTAGTCGGTGTTCTCCACGAGCGTCGTTCCATCCACGGAAACGGTGGCACCCGTGTAGGACAGGCGGGCGTCGAGGTTGTCGGTGATCGAGAAGCTGCGGTAGGTGTCACCCGCGGCGAGCGCCGGGAGGGGAGCATCCACCGTCCACACGACCGTCGAACCGAGCACCGGGGCATCCGGGGCCGAGACCGACTTGGTCGGGGTGGTGTCGTTCAGCTTGTTCTTCGGGTAGACGTGCACGTCGTAGAGCCAGGTCCCCTGGTTCGGGTACGGCACCGACACGAGGAAGGGCTGCACGGGCGAGACGATCGGGTTGGGGCCGGGGTTGGTCTCGGTGACGTAGTACAGACCGTAGGGGAGGTTCGCCACAACCGCCTCACCGTTCGCTCCCGTGGTCGCCGTGGTCGAGCTCGAGAACGAGAAGGGGGCCGACGTGATGTTGGCGGGCGTGGCCGTCGCGGCCTGGTCCCAGCCGGCGGCGGTGGTCAGGTCGATCGCCGTGCCGTTGTAGGCGACGCGCTGCACCGAGAACTGCACGCCCGAGAGCGCTTGACCGAGCTGCTGGACGGCGGCCGGATCCGTGATCTCGGTACCGTTGCCCGCGGCACCGGGGTCACCCGCGTGCTTGTGGATGGTCAGCGTTCCGGTGGTACCGGTGATGTTCGACGGGCTCGCAGGGTCTGCTGCTTGTGCGGCCCCGGCGGCTCCCACCGAGCCGAGCGCGGCGAGGGCCGCGATTCCGATACCGGCGGCCAGCTTTCGCAGCCGTAGTGATCTGGTGGACATGTGATTCTCGCTTTCTTTCCGTGGCCGCCGAGGTCGACGACAGCCGAGTAGAGAGGGGATGTGCGGGGAGGACGAACGGTCAGCGCGAAGACCGCAGCCGGCGCCTCAGGATCAGGGAGATGGCGATGACGGTCGCGCCCGTGAGGGTTCCGAGACCCGCGATCAGGAACGCATCCGCTCCGACGCCGCCCGTCAGCGGCAGACGTGCCCCCGGCTGCTGCTCGTTCGTCTGCGGGCCGAGGTTCTGCGTCGTGCCGGCGTTGGCCGCTGTCACCGTGAAGGCCAGTGATCCCGCCGCGATGTATCCCGCGGGGGCCCGCGTCTCGGTGGCGGTGTACGACCCCCAGGCGAGCGCGTCGAGGCGGAACGCCCCGGGAGCGGGATCCTTGTCCAACCCGGTGCACGGGCTGCTGACGCAGTCGACGACCACGTTGTTCGGGGCAGCGAATGAGGGGCCCGAGACCGTCCATTCCGACCCGGACAGCAGGTCGCCGGTGGCCTTCGACGTCTTGGTCCAGGCGACGCTTCCGGGCTTGCTCGCGTTCGTGATGGTGCACACCACGTCGGCGTCGGCGGCGACGGAGACCGAGGCACCGGTCACGGTGCCACCGGTGCAGCTCCACGTGCCTGTCTGGTAGCCGGTGGGCGCGCCCGACTCGGACAGCGCGTACGCGCCCGGGGCCACGATGGCGGACGTGATCGAGCTCTCACCGGTCTTGCCCGTGATGGTCTGCGAGCCCGTTGCGGTCAGCGTCCAGTCGGCCGGGGTCGAGCTGCCGCCGTACGTGTTGTCGACCTGCTTCTTCAGCGTCAACAGACCCGAGACCGGCTTGTTGGTGAGCGTGCAGTCCACCGCATCGCCGGGCGCGATGTTCGACACGGGGGTTCCAGACGGAGTCGCCACGGGTACGCTCTGCGTGCTGCCGTCGGCTCGAGCGATCGTGCAGACACCGCTCACGAACCGCCAACCGCTCTGCTGCTGCTCCGAGACCGTCACCTGGGCGCGGGACGAAGCACCGGTGAATCCCAGTTGCCACGACACGTTTCCGGATGCCGGGGTGACCTGGGTGGTCGCAGACGGAGAGGCGGTGCCGGCGCCGGTCGTGAACGTCGTCACCGCACCGAGAGTCCACCCGCTCCCGGGAACCGGGTTCTGCCCGCGGATGTCCTGGATCACCTTGCGGACGGTGACGCTCGCGGTCAACGGCCGGTTGGTGAACGTGCACTCGACGCTCGCGCCCGGGCGGTTGGGGATGGTCACCGTCGAGCCGGACCCCACCGCCACCGCAGCGCCGGTCTCGTCGAGGCACGCCAGAGTGCTCGCATAGCTGGCGAGCGAACTGCCGGATCCCGTCGCCATCTGCTCCGACAGCGTGTACGTGGCGCCCTGCAGAACGGCGAGGGGCCCGACACGGGCGGCCTGCACGCCCGTCGCCGAACCCGACGTCGTGGCGGTTCCGGAGACGACCGAGCCGCTCGTGACCGAGAGGGTGAATTGGTCCGAGCTCGCAACGCGCGCGGCGACATCCTTGCGGAGCGTCAGGTTGGCGGGGGAGTTGCAGCTGGCGAGGTCCGTGCTGTCGCTCAGTCCCGTCGTGGCGACGGAGATCAGCGTGCCCGTGGAGGTGTCGTACTCGCGCGCGGTGGTCGCGTTGCCGAGGAACATGCTGCCGCTGGTGTTGAAGGCGATCCCGTTGATTCCGGAGAAGCCGGAGGTGGTGAAGCTGAATGACTTCGACGCGGGGATCGCTCCGCCGGTGGCCGCCGCGAGGGCGGCCGCGGTCACGGAGAAAACCGTCGTGTTCGACTGGCCGCGGACGATGTACAGGTTGCCGTTCGCGTCGAACGCCATGTCGCCGTTGAACGCCGAACCGTCGGCGCCCGCCGAGGCGTCTACCGAGCCGATGAGCGTGAAGGCTCCGGTCGAGGGAACGTATCGGGTGAGCTGGAACTGGCCCCCAGAGGTGAAGCCCCCGAGGTAGTAGTTGCCGGTCTTCAGGTCGATGGCCCCCGCGACGAACGAGGTGATCGAGTTGTTGGTGTAGGTGTCGGTGGTCCTGACCCAGTTCGTCCCGGTGAAGTAGTACATGGTCGCCGTCCGCGCCGAATTGGTGCGCTCATAGGCCAGGGCCGTCGTGCCGTTCGCACCGATACCGAGGCCGTTGAATGACGAGACGTTCGGCGCAGCCGCGCCGACGGTGGACACCGTCCCGCTCGTGATCCGCCTCATCTGACCGCCCGCGGACACCGAGTAGAACGTCTGCGGCGCGCAGGTCAACGATGCCGCGACGCCGGAGGGGACCGAGGCCGCAACCGCCCGCGGAGAGAGCGCCTGCGTGACGGCGGTCGTGACCGCGGGGCGCAGCTCGGATGCGTTCGCCGACGTGCCCGAGCAGAGCAGCCCGAGGGACACCGCGACGACCACCGCGAGACGGACGACCTTCTCGGTCCTATGCATGGCTTTCTCCCCCTTGTCGAATAGCGCCGATTCCGACGGCGATATTCGCGATCCCACGATCAGCCTCGTTTCGGGTAGAGGCCGCGGGCAACCACATCCGTCCTCATATCGCACGAAGTCCGACGGATGCCGTGTCCGAAGCTATTCGCCTCTCAGAGAAGTGCGAAACTTCTCACACCCTCCCTAATCCCCCGCTTTCATACGGCGGCTTCATACTCGCGTTCATACCCGCGCTCGACCGCACGGGACCCGTGCGTCGGGACGCCGACCTCAGCGGCAGGAGAGGATCGCCCCCTCGGCAGAGGGTCGAGACCCGATCGCACGACGCCCGGTTTCGCGGGCGCGACGGATGTCGATGAGAGACCACGCCGGAACGCGACCACGTCTCACGCCCTTTGGGAATACCGCGCGAGCCTTTCAGTCTCTTCTGGGATCCGCGGAGATGACGTTCTCGTTGACGACTGCCATGAAGAAATCACGCTCCTCCAGGAAGGAAAGCGCCTGCTCCCTGCTCGAGACTCCGAGTTTGCGATAGAGCGTGCGCAATTGCGTCTTCACCGTATTGACACTGACGCTGTCCTTTTCGGCGATGTCTTTATTTGATGCGCCATGATAAATACTCCACGCCAGGGACTCTTCGCGAGACGTCAAGCTCGGGACGAAGGACGGCGAAGGCGGGGCGGGCAGGCTCCCACGATATTCTTCGAGCCGAGCGACGAGGGCGCGGGCCCCGGGCACCAGGTCGCCGACGACCTGCGCGACCTCGTCCAGCTCGGTGCCCGCGAGGCCGATGAACGCGTTCAGCGACAGCTGCGCACGAGCCGCCACCCGGAAGCCGTCGGTCAACGAGCGGCGCGCGCGGCCGATCTCGCCGAGGCGGTATTGAGCCACCCCCCGCACGAGCATGATCGCCGCTGCCGCGCGCAGGCTGTGCTCGGCGAGGCGCCCCACACAGGGTTGCGTGACGCGCAACACGGAGCGGTAGTCGCCCATCATCTCCAGCGCCATGGCGCGTTTCGCCTCGAGGCAGACCACGTGGGAAGGCGGCAGAGCGCACGCACTCAGCACGGCCAGCGCGCGCCGCGGCTCGCCGCGCAGCAGCAGCGTGTCGAAGTACAGGTTCGTCAGCAGAGCGCGGACGATCGAGTGCCCGCGCGACGATCCGCAGGCGAGCAGATCGCCGGCCAGGCAGACCGCTTCATCGAGGTCGCCGGAGAGCACCTGCGCCTGCACCACGGCCACGTCGGCGGCGTACGCGAGAGGATCGCCCCCGCCGACGATCTGTCGGAGGGTCGCCGCCGTGCGGAGCAGACCGTCGGCATCCCCGCTGTTCGCGAGGACGAGGATCCGCGCCACGCTCAAGATGTAAGAGTTCTTCGCCCACGAAGAATCGTTACGCTCCGCGAGGGCGTCGCATTCAGCGATTTGAACGGATGCCAGGGCCATATCGCCGCGAAGCGCCTGACAGAGAGCCAGCACGCTCTTCGCCCGGAAGGATTCGGCCGAACTCACACTCATACTCAATGCCCGGCGCGAATGCAGAGCGCCTGCGGCGATGTCTCCGAGGGAGCAATAAGCCTCCGCCGCATTCGCCTCGAGGAAGAAACTCGACTGACGATCCAGAGGGACGCTAGAACGAAGATGGAAGTTCCGCCAATAGCGGCGGAGGAGATACTCGCAACTTTCCATATCATCGAGTCGTGAATGCGAGATGAGTGCTGCGCTGAGAATAATTACGTCATTTTCGGACATATTCTGAGGGCCTGACTGGAACCTCGATGACCGCACGTAATTCAAGTCGTAGATTTGAACGGCCGCCGCATTCGGCAACGTGCTCGCATTCACTCGGCGCGCCGACTCGCTAACCAGATCGTATGACTCGAAAAGACTCACTTCGCTTCCACCGTGATCACTCGAGGCCCCCCTCATAAGAAAACCGGAATTGCCTGTTATGCATACGTGCACGAGGCGCCACTCGATACGGCGTGCCACTGTACAGGGGCCCAACGCGCACACTCCGCTTCTTATCCGCGGCAAATAGGCGTGACGGAACCGGGCCCGTCGAGGTGTCGAACTCGCCGGCCGAGAGGGGCCCCCCGACGAAGTTCCGCCGCATATCGAGCGAAATCGGCATTCGCGATGACACGAGCATCGCGACACGCGCGGCCTCGCTCACCCGGATGTGGGAGCGCTCTCACGACGTTTCGGTCGATTCGCCACGCGCGCGCCTCAACGGCGTGTCGCGGCTCCCTCCGGTCCGTCGCGCCGAGGGGGCGTGATCGGCCGCCGCGTGCGCGTCACCCATTTGTCACGGCGGCGCACGGAGCGACACCGTCGCATTGTCGGCACGCCACCGAATAGCGATCCCGAGATCACAGACCGGCCGTACGCGGGATATCCAGATAACGCAAGAAATGGAAACCCGGTCGGCGCGAAATACCCAAGGACGCTCATCGACCCGACGCAGCGGACGACGGACAGAGCGAGAGCGGAAGCGACGCGGGTAAACTTGTGTACGGTGCGTCGGGAAGTCTGGTCGACATTTCGTCGATCGACCCCTCTGGAGGCTTCATGAGCCCTGACACCGTCCGCGCGCCGAGCTGGCCGGGATACGCCGAGGTCCACCGCGTCACTACGCTGCTGCGCCGTGAGTCCGTCGGCGGGATGCTCCTCGTCGTCGCCGCGGTCGTGGCGATCGTCTGGGCGAACTCGCCCGCTTCCCCGACGTACTTCGCGCTGCGCGACTTCCGCTTCGGCTACGAGCCCTGGCATCTCGAACTCAGCGTCGGAGCGTGGGCCGCGGACGGCCTCCTCGCGATCTTCTTCTTCCTGGTCGGACTCGAGCTCAAACGCGAGATCGTCGTCGGAAGCCTCCGCCGGCTGAACACCGCGATCGTCCCCGTCACCGCCGCTTTCGCCGGCGTCGCCGTGCCCGCGCTCATCTATGTGGCGGTCGTGCACACCCAGCCGAGCCTGCTCGCGGGCTGGGCGATCCCCACGGCGACCGATATCGCCTTCGCCGTCGCGGTGCTGGCCCTCGTCGGCTCGCACCTGCCCGGTCCTCTGCGCATCTTCCTGCTGACGCTCGCCGTGGTCGACGACCTCATCGCCATCGCGATCATCGCGATCTTCTACACGAGCGACATCGCGCTGCTCCCGCTCGG
Protein-coding regions in this window:
- a CDS encoding class C sortase produces the protein MGSPNATSPVAGADVALHPRRRRSWRPPGEDPGPPASRRQARRRRWHLPWGTVVFALVAFLGVLLLMYPTVASWWTQYNQSRLIVSVETDLGATTRSTRSEALSEAHSYNSALVGGALLEAGSRVPTGSGANAPGFVYDDLLHASADGVMARLRIPSIDVDLPIYHGTSDATLSKGVGHLEGTSLPVGGADQHSVLTAHRGLAGATLFDDLDKVVVGDTFTIEVFGEVLTYRVRDTRVVLPEETESLFPQAGEDLVTLVTCTPLGINTHRILVTGERVTPTPQADIDAAGKAPDIPGFPWWAVIIPASFGALCVLVYAAGRPPKTRPISRPGRRASGGPFPRGRR
- a CDS encoding SpaA isopeptide-forming pilin-related protein: MHRTEKVVRLAVVVAVSLGLLCSGTSANASELRPAVTTAVTQALSPRAVAASVPSGVAASLTCAPQTFYSVSAGGQMRRITSGTVSTVGAAAPNVSSFNGLGIGANGTTALAYERTNSARTATMYYFTGTNWVRTTDTYTNNSITSFVAGAIDLKTGNYYLGGFTSGGQFQLTRYVPSTGAFTLIGSVDASAGADGSAFNGDMAFDANGNLYIVRGQSNTTVFSVTAAALAAATGGAIPASKSFSFTTSGFSGINGIAFNTSGSMFLGNATTAREYDTSTGTLISVATTGLSDSTDLASCNSPANLTLRKDVAARVASSDQFTLSVTSGSVVSGTATTSGSATGVQAARVGPLAVLQGATYTLSEQMATGSGSSLASYASTLACLDETGAAVAVGSGSTVTIPNRPGASVECTFTNRPLTASVTVRKVIQDIRGQNPVPGSGWTLGAVTTFTTGAGTASPSATTQVTPASGNVSWQLGFTGASSRAQVTVSEQQQSGWRFVSGVCTIARADGSTQSVPVATPSGTPVSNIAPGDAVDCTLTNKPVSGLLTLKKQVDNTYGGSSTPADWTLTATGSQTITGKTGESSITSAIVAPGAYALSESGAPTGYQTGTWSCTGGTVTGASVSVAADADVVCTITNASKPGSVAWTKTSKATGDLLSGSEWTVSGPSFAAPNNVVVDCVSSPCTGLDKDPAPGAFRLDALAWGSYTATETRAPAGYIAAGSLAFTVTAANAGTTQNLGPQTNEQQPGARLPLTGGVGADAFLIAGLGTLTGATVIAISLILRRRLRSSR
- a CDS encoding PfkB family carbohydrate kinase, coding for MSTTEAHTHDVAVLGEALVDIVTTAAGASERPGGSPANVSVALGRLGRDATLVARVADDERGAALTAWLSASGVDLVTAGSPERTATARATIGENGNATYDFDIDWVLPSPVEIPAARIFHTGSVAATLAPGADEVRAAAERARATALVSYDPNIRPALTGGHDDAAARVEALVALADVVKASAEDAEWLYPGVAAVDVARRWVELGAGLAVITDGEAGSLAVTAHTTVEIAAVSVSVVDTVGAGDTFMGTLLDGILDIPGDVDELRASIRAVDHDALVALLSRAARAAAITVGREGMDPPTRDDLAG
- a CDS encoding LuxR C-terminal-related transcriptional regulator, with amino-acid sequence MSENDVIILSAALISHSRLDDMESCEYLLRRYWRNFHLRSSVPLDRQSSFFLEANAAEAYCSLGDIAAGALHSRRALSMSVSSAESFRAKSVLALCQALRGDMALASVQIAECDALAERNDSSWAKNSYILSVARILVLANSGDADGLLRTAATLRQIVGGGDPLAYAADVAVVQAQVLSGDLDEAVCLAGDLLACGSSRGHSIVRALLTNLYFDTLLLRGEPRRALAVLSACALPPSHVVCLEAKRAMALEMMGDYRSVLRVTQPCVGRLAEHSLRAAAAIMLVRGVAQYRLGEIGRARRSLTDGFRVAARAQLSLNAFIGLAGTELDEVAQVVGDLVPGARALVARLEEYRGSLPAPPSPSFVPSLTSREESLAWSIYHGASNKDIAEKDSVSVNTVKTQLRTLYRKLGVSSREQALSFLEERDFFMAVVNENVISADPRRD
- a CDS encoding SpaH/EbpB family LPXTG-anchored major pilin; this encodes MSTRSLRLRKLAAGIGIAALAALGSVGAAGAAQAADPASPSNITGTTGTLTIHKHAGDPGAAGNGTEITDPAAVQQLGQALSGVQFSVQRVAYNGTAIDLTTAAGWDQAATATPANITSAPFSFSSSTTATTGANGEAVVANLPYGLYYVTETNPGPNPIVSPVQPFLVSVPYPNQGTWLYDVHVYPKNKLNDTTPTKSVSAPDAPVLGSTVVWTVDAPLPALAAGDTYRSFSITDNLDARLSYTGATVSVDGTTLVENTDYTVSGNVKITFTSTGLSKLAGKTAVQAKISTKVTSLGANGQITNTAVVNTNGSDRETNTPQTNWGPLVIQKTDAATSNALSGAIFEVYDAKNGALVTGPFTTDATGKISIAGLWVGNDSVTSRTYWVKETQAPAGYVLPADPWTQVTVNATGADTPTTVTIDNTQQQGPNLPLTGGAGSALFTIVGGGLVVAGVGTIIARRARAKRS